Proteins from a genomic interval of Methanoplanus endosymbiosus:
- a CDS encoding energy-coupling factor ABC transporter ATP-binding protein — translation MKKAIEITNLNHQYSDGTISLENVSISVDEGEMIAIIGQNGAGKTTLFLHLNGSIKSPDKNVLIFGENIGTMQVEERICRVGVVFQDPDDQLFMPTVYDDVAFGPINMGLSKEETDRRVKEALETVGLSGFENRVPHHMSYGQKKRAALAAVLSMQPKILVFDEPTANLDPKSRAIFIRLINDLNRNMGITTIVAMHDVNAVPSVADRIIVLNRTVVADGSSQEIFSDIELLEENNLEVPEICKLFCILGCYGCTCDTVPLTMEEAALALDKMTGNNGGNVALKKDEHTDENVKSTICRFSL, via the coding sequence ATGAAAAAAGCCATAGAAATTACCAATCTGAATCATCAGTACAGCGATGGGACCATCTCGCTTGAGAATGTCTCTATCTCTGTTGATGAAGGGGAGATGATCGCAATTATCGGGCAGAACGGGGCGGGGAAGACGACACTGTTTCTCCACCTGAACGGGTCTATTAAAAGTCCTGATAAGAATGTGCTGATATTCGGGGAGAATATCGGGACAATGCAGGTTGAGGAGCGAATATGCAGGGTAGGGGTAGTATTTCAGGACCCGGATGACCAGCTCTTTATGCCGACTGTGTATGATGATGTAGCCTTCGGACCGATAAATATGGGACTTTCAAAGGAGGAGACTGACCGCCGGGTAAAGGAAGCACTTGAGACTGTCGGACTTTCCGGTTTTGAGAACCGGGTACCTCATCATATGAGCTATGGGCAGAAGAAGCGTGCTGCTCTTGCGGCTGTGCTCTCGATGCAGCCCAAAATTCTGGTATTTGATGAGCCTACAGCGAATCTTGACCCAAAGAGCAGAGCCATATTTATCAGGTTAATTAATGACCTGAACAGGAATATGGGAATTACAACAATTGTTGCTATGCATGATGTCAATGCTGTGCCGTCTGTTGCTGACCGCATCATTGTGCTGAACAGGACTGTTGTTGCAGACGGAAGTTCACAGGAGATCTTTTCTGACATTGAACTTTTAGAGGAGAACAACCTTGAGGTGCCGGAGATCTGCAAACTGTTCTGTATCCTGGGCTGCTACGGCTGCACATGTGACACTGTGCCGCTTACAATGGAGGAAGCAGCACTGGCACTGGATAAGATGACCGGAAACAACGGCGGGAATGTTGCCCTTAAGAAGGATGAACATACGGATGAGAATGTGAAGAGCACCATCTGCCGGTTTTCTCTTTAA
- the cbiQ gene encoding cobalt ECF transporter T component CbiQ, with protein sequence MKYPDIDKYADMDSPIHRIEPRIKVISFGILIVSAVFAGSIRAASLFLILSVLILIISRLPLRFILGRVKIICVFLVPILLLMPLTVPGTPIFTVGFMILSKEGLDFAVLVSVRSVAAIILVITMLGTQRFDTTLKALSMLYVPGIIIQMLLFTYRYIYVMIDEFMNIWCSMQAKGYRFRFNSHGLSMIGNLIGMLLIKSYERAERVYQAMIGKGYTGKPVSFSSFKITGTDYLFCSAAIVAVTGIYIINPGLL encoded by the coding sequence ATGAAATATCCTGACATAGATAAATATGCGGATATGGATTCCCCCATACACCGCATTGAGCCACGGATTAAGGTTATATCTTTTGGAATACTCATTGTGTCCGCCGTATTTGCAGGCAGCATCCGGGCGGCATCCCTTTTTCTTATTTTATCAGTACTGATACTTATTATATCACGCCTGCCTCTCAGGTTTATCCTTGGGCGTGTGAAGATAATCTGTGTCTTTCTGGTGCCGATTCTTCTGCTGATGCCGCTGACTGTGCCGGGGACTCCCATATTTACAGTTGGATTTATGATATTGTCTAAGGAGGGGCTTGACTTTGCAGTCCTTGTGTCAGTCAGATCAGTTGCCGCCATCATTCTGGTAATAACAATGCTTGGAACTCAGAGGTTTGATACTACACTTAAAGCTCTTTCAATGCTTTATGTACCGGGAATTATCATTCAGATGCTTCTTTTCACCTATCGGTACATCTATGTGATGATTGATGAATTTATGAATATCTGGTGCTCTATGCAGGCGAAGGGTTACAGGTTCAGGTTTAACAGCCATGGCCTGTCAATGATTGGAAATCTCATAGGGATGCTCCTGATTAAGAGTTATGAACGTGCAGAGCGGGTGTATCAGGCAATGATTGGGAAGGGCTATACAGGAAAACCAGTCTCCTTCTCATCGTTTAAAATTACCGGCACAGACTACCTCTTCTGCTCTGCTGCCATTGTTGCTGTTACAGGAATTTACATCATAAATCCGGGATTATTATGA
- the cbiM gene encoding cobalt transporter CbiM, with protein MHISDGVLPLPVIAGGWIITIILLAVTLRWAGKNGDIAKEIPKLSVLTSAFFVASLIHIDIPPSSAHLILNGLLGILLGPLCYVAMFIGLTLQALLFQHGGLTVIGINTLNIGIPGLICYFIFMAGYKKKIPLALLGGICCALAIFLTVVCLVSVLVISGDQFTAVAGVLAVAHIPIMIAEAFIGGAVVGYIAKVKPELLPIPLKGEKSGDRNNNE; from the coding sequence ATGCATATATCTGATGGAGTCCTGCCCCTGCCTGTCATTGCAGGTGGCTGGATAATCACCATCATCCTTCTTGCAGTAACACTCAGGTGGGCAGGAAAAAATGGTGATATCGCAAAAGAAATTCCAAAACTATCTGTTCTTACAAGTGCGTTTTTTGTAGCATCCCTGATCCATATTGACATTCCCCCTTCAAGTGCACACCTGATTCTAAACGGACTGCTTGGTATCCTTCTCGGACCGCTCTGCTATGTTGCGATGTTTATCGGACTAACGCTTCAGGCCCTTTTGTTCCAGCACGGAGGTCTGACAGTTATCGGAATTAACACACTTAATATTGGAATTCCCGGACTTATCTGCTATTTCATCTTCATGGCAGGATATAAGAAGAAGATCCCGCTTGCACTGCTTGGAGGTATCTGCTGTGCACTTGCAATATTCCTGACAGTGGTCTGTCTGGTAAGTGTGCTTGTCATATCCGGAGATCAGTTCACAGCAGTTGCAGGAGTGCTTGCAGTTGCCCATATCCCGATTATGATCGCTGAAGCCTTCATCGGCGGTGCTGTGGTTGGCTATATCGCAAAGGTCAAACCCGAACTTCTGCCCATACCACTTAAAGGTGAAAAATCCGGTGACCGGAACAACAATGAATAA